From a region of the Streptomyces caniferus genome:
- a CDS encoding NPCBM/NEW2 domain-containing protein: protein MRKPTGLRAAVVAVLLGIAAAVAGPVGGVRADAPAHAQTVGDITGFAADGPVYHLHAGRAEARVSFVTDRTFRVELAPDGTFSDPTGKDIVLPQGAPPATHWRDAGDAYELRTSQVTLKAFKAPLRFELRRADGSLVWSEAKGLSWDDKTTTQTLARGGDEQFYGAGMQNGRGNTSHRGHTVEVGVDYHWDDGGHPNSVPFYLSSAGYGVFRNTYAPNTYAFGQPVTTRAEERRFDAYYFAGPSAKDVIGQYTSLTGKPFLPPLYGLEIGDSDCYLHNANRGERHTLDSLKVADGYTEHDLPNGWMLVNDGYGCGYENLAGTSKGLGERKMKLGLWTEDGIGKLADQVKAGQRIAKLDVAWVGDGYKFALDGCKDAYRGIEDNSDARGFTWAPESWSGAQRCGVQWSGDQSGSWDYIRWQIPTYAGATLSGLAYTTGDVDGIFGGSPRTYVRDLEWKSFLPAMMTMDGWAPTDKQPYRHGEPYTSISRTYLKLKESLLPYMYSYAAEATRTGIGPVRPLSLEYPDDPKAATDAAKYEFLTGRDFLVAPVHQDSDTRDGIYLPRGTWVDYWSGRTYQGPVTVDGYSAPLDTLPLFVRAGAAVPMWPGIRSYQDRTAHSPLAWDVYPQGRSSFTLYEDDGVTRAHRDGHSATQRVRVAAPRSGGGDVRIDVGASRGSFRGKQTARPYRFTVHTGDAPRGVALDGRPLKRLPSAAAYEAADEGWFHDPADRAGVVRIKTATRPTDRAFGLVLKGASAVGGRTPGATVAVTTPGGQEVTKGAPTTVRTALTAGTRTAHQVSVALSAPRGWKVSAPVRHARIPAGATRRDALTLTAPRDARSADPVTVTATVRYRSAGAPRTAVHRFQVRPVPPAPAEDTWASDLEWLSETNGYGPAERDRSNGESGAADGHPLTLAGKTYAKGLGTHADSGLEFYTGGRCSSFTADAGIDDEIADYGEVAFSVEADGKVLWTSPKLTGTSAPVAVDVPLGGARHVRLRVTDTDGKKSGDHGDWAGARFHCSG from the coding sequence ATGAGGAAACCAACAGGACTGCGGGCGGCGGTCGTTGCCGTGCTGCTCGGGATCGCGGCGGCCGTCGCGGGGCCGGTGGGCGGCGTACGGGCCGACGCTCCCGCTCACGCACAGACCGTCGGCGACATCACCGGCTTCGCCGCGGACGGGCCCGTCTACCACCTGCACGCCGGCCGGGCCGAGGCACGCGTCAGCTTCGTGACGGACCGGACCTTCCGCGTCGAACTCGCCCCGGACGGCACCTTCTCCGATCCCACCGGCAAGGACATCGTGCTGCCCCAGGGCGCACCGCCCGCCACCCACTGGCGGGACGCCGGCGACGCCTACGAACTCCGCACCTCGCAGGTCACCCTGAAGGCCTTCAAGGCGCCGCTGCGCTTCGAACTGCGGCGGGCCGACGGCTCGTTGGTGTGGTCCGAGGCGAAAGGGCTGAGCTGGGACGACAAGACCACCACCCAGACCCTGGCGCGCGGCGGCGACGAGCAGTTCTACGGCGCCGGTATGCAGAACGGGCGCGGCAACACCTCGCACCGCGGCCACACCGTCGAGGTCGGCGTCGACTACCACTGGGATGACGGCGGACACCCCAACTCCGTCCCGTTCTACCTCTCCTCCGCGGGGTACGGCGTCTTCCGCAATACGTACGCGCCCAACACCTACGCCTTCGGGCAGCCGGTGACGACCAGGGCCGAGGAGCGGCGGTTCGACGCCTACTACTTCGCCGGGCCGAGCGCCAAGGACGTCATCGGCCAGTACACCTCGCTGACCGGCAAGCCCTTCCTGCCGCCGCTGTACGGCCTGGAGATCGGGGATTCGGACTGCTACCTGCACAACGCGAACCGGGGGGAGCGGCACACCCTGGACTCCCTGAAGGTCGCCGACGGATACACCGAGCACGACCTGCCCAACGGCTGGATGCTGGTCAACGACGGCTACGGCTGCGGCTACGAGAACCTCGCCGGGACCTCGAAGGGCCTCGGCGAGCGGAAGATGAAGCTCGGACTGTGGACCGAGGACGGCATCGGCAAGCTCGCCGACCAGGTCAAGGCGGGCCAGCGGATCGCCAAACTGGACGTCGCCTGGGTCGGCGACGGCTACAAGTTCGCGCTGGACGGCTGCAAGGACGCCTACCGGGGCATCGAGGACAACAGCGATGCCCGGGGCTTCACCTGGGCCCCCGAGAGCTGGTCGGGCGCCCAGCGCTGCGGGGTCCAGTGGTCCGGTGACCAGAGCGGCAGCTGGGACTACATCCGCTGGCAGATACCGACCTACGCGGGTGCGACGCTCTCCGGACTCGCCTACACGACCGGCGACGTGGACGGCATCTTCGGCGGCAGCCCCCGGACCTACGTCCGCGACCTGGAGTGGAAGTCCTTCCTCCCGGCGATGATGACGATGGACGGCTGGGCGCCCACCGACAAGCAGCCCTATCGCCACGGCGAGCCCTACACCTCCATCAGCCGGACGTACCTGAAGCTGAAGGAATCGCTGCTGCCGTACATGTACTCCTACGCGGCGGAGGCCACCCGGACCGGCATCGGACCGGTGCGCCCGCTGTCGCTGGAATACCCCGACGACCCGAAGGCCGCGACCGACGCCGCCAAGTACGAGTTCCTGACCGGCCGGGACTTCCTCGTCGCGCCCGTCCACCAGGACAGCGACACCCGTGACGGCATCTATCTCCCCCGGGGCACCTGGGTCGACTACTGGTCCGGACGCACCTACCAGGGGCCGGTCACGGTGGACGGCTACAGCGCACCGCTGGACACCCTGCCGCTGTTCGTCAGGGCCGGTGCCGCCGTGCCCATGTGGCCCGGCATCAGGTCCTACCAGGACCGGACGGCGCACTCGCCGCTCGCCTGGGACGTCTACCCGCAGGGCCGTTCCTCGTTCACCCTCTACGAGGACGACGGGGTGACCCGTGCGCACCGGGACGGCCACAGCGCCACCCAGCGGGTGCGGGTGGCGGCCCCGCGCTCCGGCGGCGGCGACGTACGGATCGACGTCGGCGCCTCCCGGGGCTCGTTCCGCGGCAAGCAGACGGCCCGGCCCTACCGTTTCACCGTGCACACCGGGGACGCCCCGCGCGGGGTCGCACTGGACGGCCGGCCGCTGAAGCGGCTGCCGTCCGCGGCCGCCTACGAGGCCGCGGACGAGGGCTGGTTCCACGACCCCGCAGACCGTGCGGGCGTCGTCCGGATCAAGACCGCCACCCGCCCCACCGACCGTGCGTTCGGCCTGGTGCTGAAGGGCGCGAGCGCGGTCGGCGGCCGGACGCCGGGTGCGACGGTCGCGGTGACCACACCGGGCGGCCAGGAGGTGACCAAGGGCGCGCCGACGACCGTACGGACGGCGCTCACCGCGGGCACCCGTACGGCACATCAGGTCTCGGTGGCGCTGTCCGCGCCCCGGGGCTGGAAGGTCTCGGCGCCGGTGCGCCATGCGCGGATCCCGGCCGGCGCCACACGGCGCGACGCGCTGACGCTCACCGCGCCCCGGGACGCCAGGAGCGCGGACCCGGTCACCGTCACCGCGACCGTCCGCTACCGCTCGGCCGGTGCGCCGCGCACGGCGGTGCACCGCTTCCAGGTGCGGCCGGTACCGCCGGCGCCCGCCGAGGACACCTGGGCGAGCGATCTGGAGTGGCTGAGCGAGACCAATGGCTACGGGCCGGCCGAACGCGACCGCAGCAACGGCGAGTCGGGGGCGGCGGACGGCCATCCGCTGACCCTCGCCGGGAAGACGTACGCCAAGGGCCTGGGGACGCACGCCGACTCCGGCCTGGAGTTCTACACCGGCGGGCGCTGCTCGTCCTTCACCGCGGACGCCGGGATCGACGACGAGATCGCCGACTACGGGGAGGTCGCCTTCTCGGTGGAGGCGGACGGCAAGGTGCTGTGGACCTCACCGAAGCTGACCGGCACGTCGGCGCCGGTGGCGGTGGACGTGCCGCTCGGCGGGGCCCGGCACGTACGGCTCAGGGTGACCGATACGGACGGCAAGAAGTCCGGTGATCACGGCGACTGGGCGGGGGCACGCTTCCACTGCTCGGGCTGA
- the mshC gene encoding cysteine--1-D-myo-inosityl 2-amino-2-deoxy-alpha-D-glucopyranoside ligase, which translates to MHAWPASEVPALPGQGRDLRIHDTATGGRVTLDPGPVARIYVCGITPYDATHMGHAATYNAFDLVQRVWLDTKRQVHYVQNVTDVDDPLLERAVATGDDWTALAERETALFREDMTALRMLPPRHYIGAVESIPGIVPLVERLRDAGAAYELDGDTYFSVASDAHFGAVSGLDAEAMRLLSAERGGDPEREGKKNPLDPMLWMAARDGEPSWDGGSLGRGRPGWHIECVAIALDHLGMGFDVQGGGSDLAFPHHEMGASHAQALTGEYPFAKAYVHAGMVALNGEKMSKSKGNLVFVSAERRNGTDPAAIRLALLAHHYRADWEWTDAVLEEAVERLARWRAAVSRPDGPSADALLEEIRTALADDLDSPAALAAVDRWAAAQEADGGTEEGAPGLVSRAVDALLGVAL; encoded by the coding sequence ATGCATGCATGGCCCGCTTCTGAGGTCCCCGCCCTGCCCGGTCAGGGCCGCGACCTGAGGATCCACGACACCGCGACCGGCGGACGGGTGACCCTCGACCCCGGTCCCGTCGCCCGTATCTACGTCTGCGGCATCACGCCCTACGACGCCACCCACATGGGGCACGCGGCGACCTACAACGCGTTCGACCTGGTTCAGCGCGTGTGGCTCGACACGAAGCGCCAAGTGCACTACGTGCAGAACGTCACCGATGTCGACGACCCGCTGCTGGAGCGGGCCGTGGCCACCGGCGACGACTGGACGGCACTCGCCGAGCGCGAGACCGCCCTCTTCCGCGAGGACATGACGGCCCTGCGGATGCTGCCGCCGCGCCACTACATAGGCGCCGTCGAGTCGATACCCGGCATCGTCCCGCTGGTGGAGCGGCTGCGCGACGCCGGCGCCGCCTACGAGCTGGACGGCGACACCTACTTCTCCGTCGCGTCCGACGCGCACTTCGGTGCGGTCTCCGGGCTGGACGCCGAGGCGATGCGGCTGCTGTCCGCCGAGCGCGGCGGCGACCCGGAGCGCGAGGGCAAGAAGAACCCGCTCGACCCGATGCTGTGGATGGCGGCCCGCGACGGCGAGCCGAGCTGGGACGGCGGCTCGCTGGGCCGCGGCCGGCCCGGCTGGCACATCGAGTGCGTCGCCATCGCCCTGGACCACCTCGGCATGGGCTTCGACGTCCAGGGCGGCGGCTCCGACCTGGCCTTCCCGCACCACGAGATGGGCGCCTCGCACGCCCAGGCGCTCACCGGCGAGTACCCGTTCGCCAAGGCGTATGTGCACGCCGGGATGGTGGCCCTGAACGGCGAGAAGATGTCCAAGTCCAAGGGCAACCTCGTCTTCGTCTCCGCGGAGCGGCGCAACGGCACCGACCCGGCCGCGATCCGTCTGGCGCTGCTCGCGCACCACTACCGCGCCGACTGGGAGTGGACCGACGCGGTGCTGGAGGAGGCCGTCGAGCGGCTGGCGCGCTGGCGTGCCGCGGTCTCCCGTCCCGACGGCCCGTCCGCCGACGCCCTCCTGGAGGAGATCCGTACGGCGCTGGCCGACGACCTGGACTCCCCGGCCGCCCTCGCGGCCGTGGACCGCTGGGCCGCGGCCCAGGAGGCCGACGGCGGCACCGAGGAGGGCGCGCCCGGCCTCGTCTCCCGCGCGGTCGACGCGCTGCTCGGCGTGGCCCTGTAA
- a CDS encoding SCO1664 family protein, with product MPAPERIPAGRLSAMPAEPAETAAPLPAPVGPQDPPPAAPEPAGARPDALLADGELTVRGRIQEASNAVLYCTVAQDGHSASCVYKPVAGERPLWDFPDGTLAQREVAAYEISRACGWDLVPPTVLRDGPYGTGMVQEWIDPPENSDEVPELLALVEDEEPGPGWKAVGFAETGEGRTALLVHADHPRLRRLAVLDAVINNGDRKGGHLLPGADGEFFAIDHGVTFHAEDKLRTLLWGWAGEPLTDEALEVLRGLQRALEGAGPLAARLAELITDDEIAALRARVAGLLRSGRHPEPSGEWPAIPWPPV from the coding sequence ATGCCCGCGCCAGAACGGATACCGGCGGGACGCCTGAGCGCCATGCCCGCCGAACCGGCCGAGACGGCCGCGCCGCTGCCCGCTCCCGTCGGCCCCCAGGACCCGCCGCCGGCCGCGCCGGAGCCCGCCGGGGCCCGGCCGGACGCCCTTCTCGCCGACGGTGAGCTGACCGTCCGCGGGCGCATCCAGGAGGCCTCCAACGCCGTGCTCTACTGCACGGTCGCCCAGGACGGCCACAGCGCCTCCTGTGTCTACAAGCCGGTGGCCGGCGAGCGCCCGCTGTGGGACTTCCCCGACGGCACGCTCGCCCAGCGCGAGGTCGCCGCGTACGAGATCTCCCGTGCCTGCGGCTGGGACCTCGTTCCCCCGACGGTCCTGCGCGACGGCCCGTACGGCACCGGCATGGTCCAGGAGTGGATCGATCCGCCGGAGAACAGCGACGAGGTCCCCGAGCTGCTGGCGCTGGTGGAGGACGAGGAGCCGGGGCCCGGCTGGAAGGCGGTCGGCTTCGCGGAGACCGGCGAGGGCCGCACCGCGCTGCTGGTGCACGCCGACCATCCGCGGCTGCGGCGGCTCGCCGTGCTCGACGCCGTGATCAACAACGGTGACCGCAAGGGCGGCCATCTGCTGCCCGGCGCCGACGGGGAGTTCTTCGCCATCGACCACGGCGTGACGTTCCATGCCGAGGACAAGCTGCGCACGCTGCTGTGGGGATGGGCGGGGGAGCCGCTGACCGACGAGGCGCTGGAGGTGCTGCGGGGCCTTCAGCGGGCGCTGGAGGGCGCCGGGCCGCTCGCCGCCCGACTGGCCGAACTGATCACGGATGACGAGATCGCGGCGCTGCGGGCGCGGGTGGCCGGGCTGCTGCGCAGCGGACGGCACCCGGAGCCGAGCGGCGAATGGCCCGCCATCCCCTGGCCGCCGGTCTGA
- a CDS encoding DUF3090 domain-containing protein, with protein MSRQVFFYDAPDRFVAGTVGLPGRRSFYLQATASGRTTSVALEKTQVAALAERIDELLDEVVRRSGGNAPVPAVSPAELADAAPLETPVEEEFRVGTMALAWDGEDERMIVEAQALVELDADSDEDLADAEERLLQDDENGPPMLRVRLTGTMARAFAKRALEVVNAGRPPCPLCSLPLDPEGHVCPRQNGYRRDA; from the coding sequence TTGTCCCGTCAGGTGTTCTTCTACGACGCGCCGGACCGCTTCGTGGCCGGTACGGTCGGGCTGCCTGGCCGCCGTAGCTTCTACCTCCAGGCCACTGCCTCCGGCCGCACCACCAGCGTGGCCCTGGAGAAGACCCAGGTCGCGGCGCTCGCCGAGCGGATCGACGAGCTGCTGGACGAGGTCGTGCGGCGCAGCGGCGGCAATGCCCCGGTGCCCGCGGTCTCGCCCGCCGAGCTGGCCGACGCCGCGCCCCTGGAGACGCCCGTCGAGGAAGAGTTCCGGGTCGGCACGATGGCGCTCGCCTGGGACGGCGAGGACGAGCGGATGATCGTCGAGGCCCAGGCCCTGGTCGAGCTGGACGCGGACAGCGACGAGGACCTCGCCGACGCCGAGGAGCGGCTGCTCCAGGACGACGAGAACGGCCCGCCGATGCTGCGGGTCCGCCTCACCGGAACCATGGCCAGGGCCTTCGCCAAGCGGGCGCTCGAAGTGGTCAACGCCGGCCGCCCGCCGTGCCCGCTGTGCAGCCTGCCGCTCGACCCGGAGGGACACGTATGCCCGCGCCAGAACGGATACCGGCGGGACGCCTGA
- a CDS encoding histidine phosphatase family protein, giving the protein MPTLILVRHGRSTANTAGVLAGRAPGVALDERGGAQSAALPARLSQVPLTAVVSSPLQRCRETLQPLLDARPWLTLHIEDRISECDYGDWSGRKLAELGDEPLMEVVQQHPSAAAFPGGESMRAMQARAVDAVRDWNARIEEAHGPEAAYVMCSHGDIIKSLVADALGMHLDLFQRISVEPCSVTAIRYTRLRPYLVRLGDTGDFGSLAPREDGGSAAADRDAAVGGGAGAA; this is encoded by the coding sequence ATGCCCACGCTGATCCTGGTGCGGCACGGCCGCTCCACCGCCAACACCGCCGGAGTGCTCGCCGGGCGGGCGCCCGGCGTCGCTCTAGACGAGCGCGGTGGCGCCCAGTCCGCCGCGCTGCCCGCACGGCTGTCCCAGGTGCCGCTGACCGCCGTCGTCTCCAGCCCGCTGCAGCGCTGCCGGGAGACCCTGCAGCCGCTGCTGGACGCCCGGCCGTGGCTCACGCTGCACATCGAGGACCGGATCAGCGAATGCGACTACGGCGACTGGTCGGGCCGCAAACTCGCCGAGCTGGGCGACGAGCCGCTGATGGAGGTCGTCCAGCAGCACCCGTCGGCGGCCGCCTTCCCCGGCGGCGAGTCGATGCGCGCGATGCAGGCCCGGGCGGTGGACGCGGTGCGCGACTGGAACGCCCGCATCGAGGAGGCGCACGGCCCCGAGGCGGCCTACGTCATGTGCTCGCACGGCGACATCATCAAGTCCCTGGTCGCCGACGCACTGGGCATGCACCTCGACCTCTTCCAGCGGATCTCCGTCGAGCCCTGCTCGGTCACCGCGATCCGCTACACCCGGCTGCGTCCCTACCTCGTACGGCTCGGGGACACCGGTGACTTCGGTTCGCTCGCGCCCCGGGAGGACGGCGGCAGCGCGGCGGCCGACCGGGACGCGGCAGTCGGCGGTGGTGCGGGAGCAGCGTGA
- the corA gene encoding magnesium/cobalt transporter CorA: MPGVIVDCAIYRDGRRAECATDFSRALEEARAEGDAFLWLGMHEPTEHEFDLVSSEFGLHPLAVEDALKAHQRPKLEVYDDSLFMVLKPITYDDAASTVTASEVMVFLGEAFVVTVRHGEASPLAAVRRRLEEHREILRHGPGAVLYAVCDAVVDHYIDVAAELQLDLEELETEVFAPVRRDTKNTAAEIYAFKREVLEFRRATGPLAAPMTLLQNPGVPYVHDHARPFFRDVDDHLTRANESVESLDRLLSDILAAHLAQMGVRQNDDMRKISAWAALAAVPTLIAGIYGMNFEHMPELTWSLGYPMVLLVMVVIEVSLYRLFKRRGWL; encoded by the coding sequence ATGCCAGGTGTGATCGTGGACTGCGCCATCTACCGGGACGGCCGCCGCGCCGAGTGCGCGACCGACTTCTCCCGCGCTCTGGAAGAGGCACGGGCCGAAGGGGACGCCTTCCTGTGGCTGGGGATGCACGAGCCGACGGAGCACGAGTTCGATCTCGTCAGCAGCGAATTCGGGCTGCACCCGCTGGCCGTCGAGGACGCGCTCAAGGCGCATCAGCGGCCCAAGCTGGAGGTCTATGACGACTCGCTGTTCATGGTGCTGAAGCCGATCACGTACGACGACGCGGCCTCCACGGTGACCGCGTCCGAGGTGATGGTCTTCCTGGGCGAGGCGTTCGTGGTCACCGTCCGGCACGGCGAGGCCAGCCCGCTGGCGGCGGTGCGCCGGCGGCTGGAGGAACACCGGGAGATCCTCCGGCACGGCCCGGGGGCGGTGCTGTACGCGGTCTGTGACGCGGTGGTCGACCACTACATCGACGTGGCTGCCGAACTCCAGCTGGATCTGGAGGAGTTGGAGACGGAGGTGTTCGCTCCGGTACGCCGGGACACCAAGAACACCGCGGCCGAGATCTATGCGTTCAAGCGCGAGGTGCTGGAATTCCGGCGGGCGACCGGCCCGCTGGCCGCGCCGATGACCCTCCTGCAGAACCCCGGCGTGCCGTATGTGCACGACCACGCCCGGCCGTTCTTCCGCGATGTCGACGACCACCTCACCCGCGCCAACGAGTCGGTGGAGAGCCTGGACCGGCTGCTCTCGGACATCCTGGCCGCCCATCTGGCGCAGATGGGCGTACGGCAGAACGACGACATGCGCAAGATCTCGGCCTGGGCGGCGCTGGCGGCCGTACCGACCCTGATCGCCGGCATCTACGGCATGAACTTCGAGCACATGCCGGAGCTGACGTGGTCCCTGGGCTATCCCATGGTCCTGCTGGTGATGGTGGTCATCGAGGTCTCGCTGTACCGGCTGTTCAAACGCCGCGGCTGGCTGTGA
- a CDS encoding ferritin-like domain-containing protein codes for MFSARSLFQEIVDNDDSYRLFCSIAASGEAQGGWENGRIAALMPASLRDLAPKATRHGADEEKHGRIFHALLRRRGLTPAPVPEETAYTSLLERQGIGLAHDKLRRDEPLSELDIITYLSHSRVTEQRAADQMVMLNRYFGDHPEVGKAIRIISRDEDNHLAYCHEELLRLARHGHGRTIQRILHDCARAELVVYRDVSLAVMDHMGRILKWPKAKSGGLTAGIRTVYGYERLGGWRRMVTLRMPERRNALGGPATSAPEFA; via the coding sequence ATGTTCTCGGCCCGAAGCCTGTTCCAGGAGATCGTCGACAACGACGACTCCTACCGCCTGTTCTGCTCCATCGCGGCCAGCGGCGAGGCCCAGGGCGGCTGGGAGAACGGCCGGATCGCCGCGCTCATGCCCGCCTCGCTGCGCGACCTGGCGCCCAAGGCCACCCGGCACGGCGCCGACGAGGAGAAGCACGGCCGGATCTTCCACGCCCTGCTGCGCAGGCGCGGCCTGACGCCGGCCCCGGTCCCCGAGGAGACCGCCTACACCTCGCTGCTGGAGCGGCAGGGCATCGGCCTGGCGCACGACAAGCTGCGCCGCGACGAGCCGCTCAGCGAGCTCGACATCATCACCTACCTCTCCCACAGCCGGGTCACCGAACAGCGCGCCGCCGACCAGATGGTGATGCTCAACAGGTACTTCGGCGACCACCCCGAGGTGGGCAAGGCGATCCGGATCATCTCCCGCGACGAGGACAACCACCTGGCGTACTGCCACGAGGAGCTGCTGCGGCTGGCCCGCCACGGCCACGGCCGGACCATCCAGCGGATCCTGCACGACTGCGCCCGCGCCGAACTGGTCGTCTACCGGGACGTCAGCCTGGCCGTGATGGACCACATGGGCCGCATCCTGAAGTGGCCCAAGGCGAAGTCCGGCGGGCTCACCGCCGGGATCCGGACGGTGTACGGCTATGAGCGGCTGGGGGGCTGGCGGCGGATGGTCACCCTCCGGATGCCCGAGCGCCGGAACGCGCTGGGCGGCCCGGCCACCTCGGCGCCGGAGTTCGCCTGA
- a CDS encoding LLM class F420-dependent oxidoreductase: MRLGINLGYWGAGMDSDNLAVAQEADRLGYAVCWAAEAYGSDAATVLSWVAAQTERIDIGSAIFQIPARTPAMTAMTAATLDSLSGGRFRLGLGVSGPQVSEGWYGVKFDKPLARTREYVDIVRKAMTRERLSYEGEHWTLPLPGGPGKPLKLTVHPQREHIPLYIAAIGPKNLTQTGEIADGALLIFPAAEHLEDTAITHLRAGREKAGKTLEGFDICPTLPLALGADGDVSALADMFRPYTALYVGGMGSRKQNFYNQLARRMGYEKEATEIQDKYLSGDKEGAAAAIPERLIDQTTLLGSVERIADRMQAYAAAGVTTLTLAPAGFTLEDRLASLRAGTEALERAGLA; this comes from the coding sequence ATGAGGCTTGGCATCAACCTCGGCTACTGGGGCGCCGGGATGGACTCCGACAATCTCGCGGTGGCACAGGAGGCCGACCGCCTGGGCTATGCCGTCTGCTGGGCCGCCGAGGCCTACGGCTCCGACGCCGCCACGGTGCTCTCCTGGGTCGCCGCCCAGACCGAGCGGATCGACATCGGTTCGGCGATCTTCCAGATCCCGGCCCGGACGCCCGCCATGACCGCGATGACGGCCGCCACCCTGGACTCGCTCTCCGGCGGCCGCTTCCGGCTCGGCCTGGGCGTCTCGGGCCCGCAGGTCTCCGAGGGCTGGTACGGCGTCAAGTTCGACAAGCCGCTGGCCCGCACCCGCGAGTACGTGGACATCGTCCGCAAGGCCATGACCCGCGAGCGGCTGTCCTACGAGGGCGAGCACTGGACGCTGCCGCTGCCCGGCGGCCCCGGCAAGCCGCTGAAGCTCACCGTCCACCCGCAGCGCGAGCACATCCCGCTCTACATCGCCGCGATCGGCCCGAAGAACCTGACGCAGACCGGCGAGATCGCCGACGGCGCGCTGCTGATCTTCCCCGCCGCCGAGCACCTGGAGGACACCGCGATCACGCACCTGCGGGCCGGGCGCGAGAAGGCGGGCAAGACGCTGGAGGGCTTCGACATCTGCCCGACGCTGCCGCTGGCCCTGGGCGCGGACGGCGACGTCAGTGCGCTGGCCGACATGTTCCGCCCGTACACCGCCCTGTACGTCGGCGGCATGGGGAGCCGGAAGCAGAACTTCTACAACCAGCTGGCCCGGCGCATGGGATACGAGAAGGAAGCCACCGAGATCCAGGACAAATACCTGTCCGGCGACAAGGAGGGCGCGGCCGCCGCGATCCCGGAGCGGCTGATCGACCAGACCACGCTGCTCGGTTCCGTCGAGCGGATCGCGGACCGGATGCAGGCCTACGCGGCGGCCGGCGTGACCACCCTGACGCTGGCCCCGGCGGGCTTCACCCTGGAGGACCGTCTGGCGTCGCTGCGGGCCGGCACCGAGGCGCTGGAGCGGGCCGGGCTGGCGTAA
- a CDS encoding aldo/keto reductase, whose product MEHRHLGRTGLRVSRLGLGTLNWARDTDEQEAADQLKAFWEAGGTLVDTADIYADGGAEYLLGRLTEGLVPREDLVIATKAGSVLAADRRADGSRRHLLAALDASLERLGTEYVDLWQLHAFDPHTPLEETLHALDLAVTSGRARYVGLSNFSGWQLAKAGTWQLAAPGVRNRLASAQMEYSLLQRGVEREVLPAALDLGIGLLPSSPLGRGVLTGKYRHATPADSRGASEHLAPFVAPYLDETAGRVVEAVTTAADGLAVTPLQVALSWVRDRPGVTAPILGARTEQQLRAALSVETLSLPDEIRRALDDVSAPVHHYPDHDWSTL is encoded by the coding sequence ATGGAGCACAGGCACCTCGGCCGTACGGGCCTTCGCGTGTCCCGTCTCGGGCTCGGCACCCTGAACTGGGCCCGCGACACGGACGAGCAGGAAGCCGCCGACCAGCTCAAGGCGTTCTGGGAGGCCGGCGGCACTCTGGTGGACACCGCCGACATCTACGCCGACGGCGGTGCCGAGTACCTCCTGGGCCGGCTGACGGAAGGGCTGGTTCCGCGCGAGGACCTGGTGATCGCGACCAAGGCCGGCAGTGTCCTCGCGGCGGACCGCCGTGCCGACGGCTCCCGGCGCCACCTCCTCGCCGCCCTGGACGCCTCCCTGGAGCGGCTGGGCACCGAGTACGTCGACCTGTGGCAGCTGCACGCCTTCGATCCGCACACGCCGCTGGAGGAGACCCTGCACGCCCTCGACCTGGCCGTCACCAGCGGCCGGGCGCGCTATGTGGGGCTGTCGAACTTCTCCGGCTGGCAGCTCGCCAAGGCGGGCACCTGGCAGCTCGCGGCGCCCGGGGTGCGCAACCGGCTGGCGAGCGCACAAATGGAGTACTCCTTGCTCCAGCGCGGCGTCGAGCGGGAGGTGCTGCCCGCGGCCCTCGACCTCGGCATCGGGCTGCTGCCGTCGTCGCCGCTGGGGCGGGGTGTGCTGACCGGCAAGTACCGCCATGCGACACCGGCCGACTCGCGTGGCGCCTCGGAGCATCTGGCGCCGTTCGTCGCGCCCTATCTCGACGAGACGGCGGGCCGGGTCGTCGAGGCGGTCACCACCGCCGCCGACGGACTGGCCGTCACCCCGCTGCAGGTGGCGCTCTCCTGGGTCCGCGACCGCCCCGGAGTGACCGCACCGATCCTGGGCGCCCGCACGGAGCAGCAGCTCAGAGCCGCATTGTCAGTGGAGACCCTTAGTCTTCCTGACGAGATCCGCCGGGCGCTGGACGATGTTTCGGCTCCGGTGCACCACTACCCCGATCACGACTGGAGCACGCTGTGA